CTAATAAATCATCAAAAGATACTTCTGGGCTAATTTCTAGTAAATCTACCAGCGGCTGTGATAAGGCTGACTTTCGATCCACATTTAAAAATGACTGTGCAGCCTCGTTAATAATAGTTATTTTGCCATGGCGATCAGTCGCTACAACACCATCTGTCATTTGGGTTAATACACTATCTAGACGATTGCGCTCAGCATCAGAATTTTCTTGTTCTTCTTCGACTCGGACAGAGAGATTATTGACAGCAACTGCCAGTTGACCTAGCTCATCTTCACTATATACACGCACTTGCCCTGAATAATCACCATTAGCCATTCTAATAGCCTGCTTGCGCATTTCGGCGATAGGCCGCGTAATTGCACGCGCAACCACAATAGAAATCAAAGCACCTAATAAACCTGCAACTAAAGAGGCTACAAAAAAGATAAACACAATGCTATTTATGCTCTTATAGACTTGATCCATGTCTGCCCGAATATAAACCGCACCAACAACTGTATTACTGTCACCATTTGAACTAATTAATGGTGTAATGGACAGATAATAACTACCATCGCGATCATTATGCGAAATCTGCGTTCTTTTGCGTCCAGAGTAGATAACATCTTTAATCTGAGAATTAGTAGTACGCTGTCCCACCATATTTTGACTATTATTGTTGCGAACAGCGATAATCTTGCCTTGACTATCCACTACTTCAATATCAGAATTTTGAATTGTACTAATATCGTTAATTGTGGTTCGAATATTGCGCCGCGAACGTGCTGAGGAACTGGACAAATTATTAGCTAGTGAAGTTGTTACATAAGATGGCAACTGGACTTGTGCTTCAAAGCTTTCAATATTTTGTTGTTCTAAGCGATGCACAAAATAGGCCCCAATAATTTCAATAGTAATAAGCAGTAGCAACATAAAAATGGCTGCTATTTTAAATTGAATAGAACTAAAAAATTTAATCTTGTTATTCACTACTTACTTCTCCAACTATCATTTTTGTTACACAGCTAACTTTAATCTTCGTTATTATCGGTTTTTAAATAATAACCAACACCTCGTCGTGTAATTAAATATTCTGGATGACTAGGGTCTGTTTCAATTTTTTCTCGTAATCGCCGCACAGTAACGTCCACTGTCCGTACATCCCCAAAATAATCATAGCCCCAAACAGTTTGTAAAAGATTTTCTCGTGTCATTACTTGTCCTAAATGTTGAGCCAAATAATATAAAAGCTCAAATTCACGATGTGTTAATTCGATCTCTTTACCGTTTTTAGTTATGGTATAAGCATCAGGTAAAATGATTAAATCACCTACTTGAATATTGGAGCTAGTTTCTTCATTATTATTATCCAAATTAACCTTTTGCCGACGCAAATTAGCTTTGACTCGAGCAACCAATTCACGATTAGAAAACGGCTTAGTTACATAATCATCAGCGCCCATTTCCAAGCCTAAAACCTTGTCCAACTCCGAATCCTTAGCAGTCAGCATAATAATTGGTGTGTCTTTGGTTTTACGCACTTGACGAGCTACTTCTAATCCATCAATTTTAGGCAGCATCAAATCTAAAATAATTAAATCCGGATTTTCTTGCTCTACTTTGTCTAAAGCATCTTCGCCGTCGAAAGAAATTTCGGTTTCGTATCCTTCTTTTTCTAAATTATATTTGATAATATCTGTGATTGGTTTTTCATCATCAACAATTAAAATTTTATTTGCCATATAGGTAAATTTACCTCCTTGGTATAAGTTCAGTATACTATCTTCTAGAAAATTCTGAAAATAAAGTTGCCACTTTTTTAAAATTATGCTATTATATTTCCTGTACTTAATTGGGTGGTTAGCTCAGCTGGCAGAGCAACGGACTCTTAATCCGTGGGTCCAGGGTTCGATCCCCTGACCACCCACTAATTATTAAGAAGCCGATATACAACTTTTGATAATTGTATATCGGCTTTTTTAGTGTCTAAATTAAAGCCATTAAAATTAGGGATATCCCCTTAGATGGTGCCTATTTATTTAGACTTTTTAATATTCTATTATTTTTAATTTTGTTATCATTGCCTCTTTAATAATATTGTGAGAAAATATTAATATTATTAATGGAATGGTGAGGAAAACTTGCAATGAAGAAAAAATTATTATTAATTTTTAGTATGCTGTTTTTCTGGACAATTTTGGGACCAACCAATTTAGTTCAAGCACAAAAAGTCTATCAGATTGGAACTGACGTTACTTACCCGCCCTTTGAGTTTGCCAATAAAAATAATCAATATGTCGGTATTGATATTGATATTATCAAGGCTATTGCCAAAGAAGAAGGTTTTAAAGTTCAAATTAAATCAGTTGGTTTCAATGCTGCTGTTCAGTCCATGGAAGCAGGTCAATTAGATGGTGTTATTGCAGGGATGACGATGACTCCTGAACGAAAAGTTAAATTTGATTTTTCTCAACCTTATTTTGATACTGGGATTATCATGGCCGTCGGTAAAAAGAGTAATATTAAATCTTTCACGCAACTACATGGTCAAAAGGTTGCTGTCAAAACTGGTACTGCTGGCGCGAATTACGCTAATAGTATCAAAAATAAATATGGATTTAAAACGGTCACTTTTGATGACTCTAATAACATGTATCAGGATGTGATTACGGGAAACTCTGTTGCTTGTTTTGAAGATCAACCTGTTATGCAATATGCTATCAAGCAAGGTACACCCTTAAAAATTCCGATTAAACCAATCAATAAAAATTCCTATGGTTTTGCGGTCCGTAAGGGACATAATCAAGAATTAATTGCCAAGTTCAACAAAGGCTTAAATAAAATTAAAGCTAATGGAACTTACGACAAAATTAAAGCTAAATATCTGGGCACTAAAAACCATGCAACACCTAAACAACCTACCGAAGATCGTAGTGTCTGGGGCTTGTTAAAACAAAACAAAGATGCTTTACTTGGTGGTCTCGGTGAAACTATTTGGCTAACAATAGCAGCCATTTTTTTCGCTACAATCTTTGGAATTATTGTGGGTTTATTAGGTGTCCTACCAAATAAATTTAGTAATGGCATATCTACTACTATTATTTACATTTTTCGCGGATTACCATTGCTAGTTTTGGCATTATTCATATATACCGGCATCCCTAGTTTAACTGGTCAAAAAATTCCTGCCTTTGTAGCCGGAATTATTACTTTGACCTTTAATGAAGGAGCTTATATTGCTGCCTTTGTTAAAGGCGGTATTGAGGCAGTAGACCCCGGACAAATGGAAGCCGCTCGCAGTCTAGGACTCCCCTTCAGCAAAGCGATGCGGCGCGTTATTCTGCCACAAGGTATTAAAATTATGATTCCTTCTTTTATCAATCAATTTATTATTACTCTCAAAGATACTTCTATTTTATCAGTTATCGGCATTTTGGAATTAACTCAAACTGGTAAAATTATTATCGCCCGCAACTTAGAAGGATTTAAAGTTTGGGCAATTATTGCCATCATTTATTTAATTATTATTACATTATTAACCTGGCTTTCTAACTGGGTTCAAAGGAGAACTCAATCATGACTTTAAAAGTTCAAGTAACTAATTTAAATAAAAATTTTGGCACTAATCATGTGTTAAAAAATGTTAATTTAGATGTTCAGGCAAACGAAGTAGTAGTTATTATTGGTCCTTCGGGATCAGGAAAAAGCACTTTTTTACGAACCCTTAATCGATTAGAAGAGCCAACTTCTGGATCAATTATAATTGATGGTGTCGATATTGCCACTTCCAATTCCAATATTAATCAAGTACGAGAAAATGTGGGTATGGTTTTCCAGCACTTTAATTTATTTAATAATCTTTCTGTCGCCCAAAATATTATGTTGGCGCCGCAAGAATTAAAAAAATTGAATGCTCAAGAAGCGAGCGAAGAAGCACATCGCTTACTAAAAACCGTTGGTTTAGAAGAAAAATTTGATGCCACCGTCCAATCTTTGTCAGGTGGGCAACAACAGCGAGTTGCTATTGCTCGAGCTTTAGCCATGCATCCCGATTTAATGTTGTTTGATGAACCAACCAGTGCACTAGATCCTGAAATGGTGGGCGATGTTTTACAAGTTATGAAAAAATTAGCCCAGCAAGGCATGACAATGGTTGTAGTAACTCATGAAATGGGCTTTGCCAAAGAAGTAGCTGATCGAGTTTTGTTTTTCGATGATGGTCAAATCTTAGAAGAAGGTACTCCAACACAAATTTTTAACCATCCACAAAATCCTCGTTTACAAGAATTTCTCAATAAGATATTAAATGTATAAAATATTTCCCAGGAAATAAAAAACGGCATCTATGATAGATGTCGTTTTTATTATTCTTCAATACTGCTTAATTTGGCTGTCAAATCTTTATAGAACGCTGCGTATGTGGCATTCTTGTAAGGTATTAACCAAATTGAGCCTAATCCTAAAACAATCCAATTTAATATTTCCCAACCTAAAAAACTTAATTGTAAAATAAATAATCGCCATTTGCGGCCATTCATTAGCTTGCGACTACGCGTAATACAATCAAAATAATTAACATCACTATTAGGATTAGCATCTACAGCATCTTTAAAGATATAAGATGCCTGTGAGTAAGAATAGTTCTTAACAATTCCTGGAACAATCAGTAAAAGAGCCCACAAAAAAATAAAAATACGTTTCAAAATTTCAATTACTAGAGCTCCTATAAAATATCGTTTGCTAAAAACAGAGAAAGAATCACGTAAAATTGTTTGGGGCTGTTCTTTAGTCCTTAACCAATCAATCGTAGTAAACATAATACTCATATTAATTAGTCCTACTACAAAATTCCAGATAATACCACCGCTATTAGAACCGGTTTTTGACATATTATTCATTTCCGAAGTGAACTGTCCACTATCTGGTCTAGAAACTAAATATGATATCAATGCTATCAATATACTGATAATAATAATCAGTACTATTCGACCGATAATTCCTAGCACAATTGGGAATAGATTCAATTTAATAGCCGTTTTCCAATTACCTCGATAAAGTTCTTTCACTTCTTGTTTGAGTTCTGCACGCGTTTTTAACCGATCATTATCCATTACCTGTTCCTCCTCCAAGCGACTATGACCTCTAAAAGTAATTAAATTATACCATTATTAACCTCAGCTAGCCTTAAAAACTTTGATTCTTATGCTAAATTGGCTCTACATTAGTATTCTTTTTTGCGATATAATTATTGCATCTTAAATAAAGGAGGAGAAATATGTTTTTTCGCGCATTAAGCAAGCAAACCATCCGTAAACTAGTTACATATGGTTTGCTTTTATTGGGAACTGAGATTGGTTATTTGACAGCAGCTAACATAAACGTAGTGCAAGCTGATGTTAATTTTGTTACCAGTCAAGTGACCTTTACAGACACCCCCCTAGCAGGTGTGGTCACAGTCAAAAATCAGGCAGCACCACTTTATAATGATCAAGGTCAACAAATTGCTGATCGAATTTTAATACCTCATTCTGCTTGGAGAACTGTACTTTTACATGTTAGCAGTGATGGTCACAAATATTACCAAGTGTCCACCCATGAATATATTGCCTATGATCAAGTAACATTTCAATCAGGGAATGTTGACGGTACTGCTCATCCGCTAGAAAACGAAATGAAACCAGGTTCTGGTAATGCTGACGTCTGTATTATCAAAGGCAGTGGTGTCACCTTGTATAACGGTTATGGAGCCAATGCTGTCAGTTCAGGAAGAACTTTAGCAAGTGGCAGTGCTTGGAAAGTTTTAAACCATGTTTACGCTAATGGCCACTATTGGTATGAAGTGGGCGACAATGCTTGGGTAAATGAAAGTTTTATTGTTGTGATTCATGCAGATGACTATCAACCAGCTGTCCATTTACAAAACGTTCCTTTAATTGCACAACGCCCCGAATTACCTAATGGTTGTGAAATCACCGCAGTTACTATGATGCTTCAATATGCGGGTGCTAAAGTTGATAAGATGCAATTAGCTCGTGAAATGCCCCGTAGTAAAAATCCTAATTATGGATACATTGGTGATCCTTGGAATGGTACTGGAGTAACAATTTTCCCACCTGCGCTCATGCGCTTAGTCCAAAATTATACTCCTAACCACACTGCCAAAGATTTAACTGGATTGGGCTTTGATGCAATTAAGTATCAATTAGGTCTAGGACATCCGGTTGTTACTTGGAATACAATGCATGGTTTTCCTTACCATGCCTTAGTAATAACTGGTTATGATAACCAGTATGTTTATTACAATGATTGTTGGACCAATAAACGTTCTAGTTGGTCTATTAATTCTTTTGTTAATAATTGGAATAGCCAGGCTCAAAGAGCTATCAGCTATTAAAAGTGAGGAAGAAAATGAATAAAAAATTATTTTCCAGTATTGTAATTGGAGCTAGTCTTTTTAGTAGTTTAGCTTTCAATTCTAATAATACTCAAGCAAAAACTGTAACTCCAAAACCAGGTATTGTTACAACAGTTAGATTAGCACACTTATATGATGATGATGGCAATCTTATTTCCGATCGAGTTTTACTAGCCAATACCCCTTGGAGAAGCGGAGATTATATCCAAATCCCCAACGTGGGCAACTTTTATCAAGTATCAACCCATGAATTTGTTAAAGAAGAAGACGTCAATTTCCAGCATGGACAAGCTGCTAAAGGCGTAGTTTGGGCAGGAAATAACGGCGCCATTGAATAAGTTATATTAATAATCAATATCAAGCAACAGCTAATAAATTAGCTCCTAATAGTGCTTGGCAATATAGCTATACTGATAATGCAAAAGGCAAAACCTGGTATCAGGTAGCCAATAAT
The nucleotide sequence above comes from Bombilactobacillus bombi. Encoded proteins:
- the walK gene encoding cell wall metabolism sensor histidine kinase WalK, coding for MNNKIKFFSSIQFKIAAIFMLLLLITIEIIGAYFVHRLEQQNIESFEAQVQLPSYVTTSLANNLSSSSARSRRNIRTTINDISTIQNSDIEVVDSQGKIIAVRNNNSQNMVGQRTTNSQIKDVIYSGRKRTQISHNDRDGSYYLSITPLISSNGDSNTVVGAVYIRADMDQVYKSINSIVFIFFVASLVAGLLGALISIVVARAITRPIAEMRKQAIRMANGDYSGQVRVYSEDELGQLAVAVNNLSVRVEEEQENSDAERNRLDSVLTQMTDGVVATDRHGKITIINEAAQSFLNVDRKSALSQPLVDLLEISPEVSFDDLLANQDERIIEPEVDSDGDSLILQADFSLIKRTTGFVTGIICVLHDVTEQQKIDRDRRQFVSNVSHELRTPLTSLRSYIETLNDGAWQDPQLAPRFLKVTQDETERMIRMVNSLLDLSRFDQGTAKINVELVNFNEFFNFILDRFDMLIKNNHEKSTKAKKYTIKRIFTKKDLWVEIDPDKMTQAIDNIMNNALKYSPDGGTITCRLIDTQRYIILSITDQGLGIPRKDLKKVFDRFYRVDKARSRKQGGTGLGLSISKEVVEAQGGHVWVNSMENQGSTFYISLPYDPSETGGDWDATL
- a CDS encoding C39 family peptidase, with amino-acid sequence MFFRALSKQTIRKLVTYGLLLLGTEIGYLTAANINVVQADVNFVTSQVTFTDTPLAGVVTVKNQAAPLYNDQGQQIADRILIPHSAWRTVLLHVSSDGHKYYQVSTHEYIAYDQVTFQSGNVDGTAHPLENEMKPGSGNADVCIIKGSGVTLYNGYGANAVSSGRTLASGSAWKVLNHVYANGHYWYEVGDNAWVNESFIVVIHADDYQPAVHLQNVPLIAQRPELPNGCEITAVTMMLQYAGAKVDKMQLAREMPRSKNPNYGYIGDPWNGTGVTIFPPALMRLVQNYTPNHTAKDLTGLGFDAIKYQLGLGHPVVTWNTMHGFPYHALVITGYDNQYVYYNDCWTNKRSSWSINSFVNNWNSQAQRAISY
- a CDS encoding ABC transporter substrate-binding protein/permease → MKKKLLLIFSMLFFWTILGPTNLVQAQKVYQIGTDVTYPPFEFANKNNQYVGIDIDIIKAIAKEEGFKVQIKSVGFNAAVQSMEAGQLDGVIAGMTMTPERKVKFDFSQPYFDTGIIMAVGKKSNIKSFTQLHGQKVAVKTGTAGANYANSIKNKYGFKTVTFDDSNNMYQDVITGNSVACFEDQPVMQYAIKQGTPLKIPIKPINKNSYGFAVRKGHNQELIAKFNKGLNKIKANGTYDKIKAKYLGTKNHATPKQPTEDRSVWGLLKQNKDALLGGLGETIWLTIAAIFFATIFGIIVGLLGVLPNKFSNGISTTIIYIFRGLPLLVLALFIYTGIPSLTGQKIPAFVAGIITLTFNEGAYIAAFVKGGIEAVDPGQMEAARSLGLPFSKAMRRVILPQGIKIMIPSFINQFIITLKDTSILSVIGILELTQTGKIIIARNLEGFKVWAIIAIIYLIIITLLTWLSNWVQRRTQS
- a CDS encoding DUF975 family protein, which translates into the protein MDNDRLKTRAELKQEVKELYRGNWKTAIKLNLFPIVLGIIGRIVLIIIISILIALISYLVSRPDSGQFTSEMNNMSKTGSNSGGIIWNFVVGLINMSIMFTTIDWLRTKEQPQTILRDSFSVFSKRYFIGALVIEILKRIFIFLWALLLIVPGIVKNYSYSQASYIFKDAVDANPNSDVNYFDCITRSRKLMNGRKWRLFILQLSFLGWEILNWIVLGLGSIWLIPYKNATYAAFYKDLTAKLSSIEE
- the yycF gene encoding response regulator YycF; translation: MANKILIVDDEKPITDIIKYNLEKEGYETEISFDGEDALDKVEQENPDLIILDLMLPKIDGLEVARQVRKTKDTPIIMLTAKDSELDKVLGLEMGADDYVTKPFSNRELVARVKANLRRQKVNLDNNNEETSSNIQVGDLIILPDAYTITKNGKEIELTHREFELLYYLAQHLGQVMTRENLLQTVWGYDYFGDVRTVDVTVRRLREKIETDPSHPEYLITRRGVGYYLKTDNNED
- a CDS encoding amino acid ABC transporter ATP-binding protein, encoding MTLKVQVTNLNKNFGTNHVLKNVNLDVQANEVVVIIGPSGSGKSTFLRTLNRLEEPTSGSIIIDGVDIATSNSNINQVRENVGMVFQHFNLFNNLSVAQNIMLAPQELKKLNAQEASEEAHRLLKTVGLEEKFDATVQSLSGGQQQRVAIARALAMHPDLMLFDEPTSALDPEMVGDVLQVMKKLAQQGMTMVVVTHEMGFAKEVADRVLFFDDGQILEEGTPTQIFNHPQNPRLQEFLNKILNV